The Montipora capricornis isolate CH-2021 chromosome 6, ASM3666992v2, whole genome shotgun sequence genome has a window encoding:
- the LOC138051510 gene encoding caspase-3-like isoform X2, whose translation MEKKHRDLIRKNRVALVADLEALPLSNYLYQEGVLSENDLDNIRAERTRSAQAEKLLDTLPKRGPKAFDTFCCALGETDGQGHLGDLLRTTSGAATRVVSSTTTEYKLSNPPVETSDGGNSVSQLVTAVKPNVTTSSQAKNKSMSASSDDDFSYPMRSRPHGWCLIINNVDFENLRRRSGSDLDAEQLEKLFTKLQYNVKVCRNQTAKQLKDTVLKFATMDDHKIADSTVVCLLSHGLEGRIYGRDGVLVSIPDLLAMFNGYTAKDLIGKPKLFFIQACRGRDFDHGADCTDKGRNAEVGEYHVRRATAELLSAAFPSDKAETFVEPETIPAEADMLVAYSTVPGYVSWSHLQKGSWFVQALVDVFNAYAGKEDVVSMLVLVNGKVAKEFESFNRKKQIPAPVVMLTKKVFFFPPS comes from the exons ATGGAAAAAAAGCATAGAGATCTGATAAGGAAGAATAGAGTTGCACTTGTGGCAGATCTAGAAGCATTGCCGTTGTCAAATTATCTCTATCAGGAAGGGGTTTTATCAGAAAATGACCTCGATAACATCAGAGCGGAAAGAACAAGATCTGCACAGGCAGAAAAGCTCCTAGACACTTTACCAAAGCGCGGACCAAAAGCATTTGATACCTTTTGCTGCGCACTTGGGGAAACAGACGGCCAGGGTCACCTTGGAGATTTGTTAAGGACGACGTCTGGAGCAGCTACCCGAG TAGTGTCCAGTACAACCACTGAGTACAAATTAAGTAACCCTCCAGTGGAGACAAGTGATGGTGGCAACAGTGTTTCACAACTTGTAACTGCTGTAAAACCTAATGTCACCACTTCATcacaagcaaaaaacaaaagcatgTCCGCAAGCAGTGATGATGATTTCTCTTACCCTATGAGAAGCCGACCTCACGGGTGGTGCCTGATAATTAACAATGTTGATTTCGAGAATCTACGAAGACGGAGTGGTTCAGATTTAGATGCAGAGCAGCTGGAGAAACTGTTCACTAAACTACAGTACAATGTCAAAGTATGTAGGAATCAAACTGCGAAACAGCTTAAAGACACTGTCTTGAAGTTTGCAACGATGGATGACCACAAAATAGCTGATTCCACGGTAGTCTGTCTTCTTAGTCATGGCCTTGAAGGACGTATTTATGGCAGAGATGGGGTGTTGGTGTCCATACCTGATCTCCTAGCAATGTTTAATGGGTACACGGCGAAGGATCTGATTGGTAAACCAAAGTTGTTCTTCATACAAGCATGCAGAGGAAGGGATTTCGATCATGGAGCAGATTGCACTGACAAGGGACGCAATGCTGAAGTTGGAGAATACCATGTCAGGCGCGCTACTGCTGAACTTCTGTCAGCAGCTTTCCCCAGCGACAAGGCGGAGACATTTGTCGAACCAGAAACTATCCCTGCTGAAGCCGACATGTTGGTTGCGTATTCCACAGTTCCCGGGTATGTTTCATGGAGCCATTTGCAGAAAGGTTCCTGGTTTGTGCAAGCCTTGGTTGACGTATTCAATGCCTATGCTGGAAAAGAAGATGTTGTCAGCATGCTGGTGCTAGTGAATGGAAAGGTTGCTAAGGAGTTTGAGTCTTTTAACAGGAAGAAACAAATTCCTGCTCCAGTAGTGATGTTAACAAAGAAAGTGTTCTTTTTCCCTCCATCGTAG
- the LOC138051510 gene encoding caspase-3-like isoform X1, with the protein MEKKHRDLIRKNRVALVADLEALPLSNYLYQEGVLSENDLDNIRAERTRSAQAEKLLDTLPKRGPKAFDTFCCALGETDGQGHLGDLLRTTSGAATRAVVSSTTTEYKLSNPPVETSDGGNSVSQLVTAVKPNVTTSSQAKNKSMSASSDDDFSYPMRSRPHGWCLIINNVDFENLRRRSGSDLDAEQLEKLFTKLQYNVKVCRNQTAKQLKDTVLKFATMDDHKIADSTVVCLLSHGLEGRIYGRDGVLVSIPDLLAMFNGYTAKDLIGKPKLFFIQACRGRDFDHGADCTDKGRNAEVGEYHVRRATAELLSAAFPSDKAETFVEPETIPAEADMLVAYSTVPGYVSWSHLQKGSWFVQALVDVFNAYAGKEDVVSMLVLVNGKVAKEFESFNRKKQIPAPVVMLTKKVFFFPPS; encoded by the exons ATGGAAAAAAAGCATAGAGATCTGATAAGGAAGAATAGAGTTGCACTTGTGGCAGATCTAGAAGCATTGCCGTTGTCAAATTATCTCTATCAGGAAGGGGTTTTATCAGAAAATGACCTCGATAACATCAGAGCGGAAAGAACAAGATCTGCACAGGCAGAAAAGCTCCTAGACACTTTACCAAAGCGCGGACCAAAAGCATTTGATACCTTTTGCTGCGCACTTGGGGAAACAGACGGCCAGGGTCACCTTGGAGATTTGTTAAGGACGACGTCTGGAGCAGCTACCCGAG CAGTAGTGTCCAGTACAACCACTGAGTACAAATTAAGTAACCCTCCAGTGGAGACAAGTGATGGTGGCAACAGTGTTTCACAACTTGTAACTGCTGTAAAACCTAATGTCACCACTTCATcacaagcaaaaaacaaaagcatgTCCGCAAGCAGTGATGATGATTTCTCTTACCCTATGAGAAGCCGACCTCACGGGTGGTGCCTGATAATTAACAATGTTGATTTCGAGAATCTACGAAGACGGAGTGGTTCAGATTTAGATGCAGAGCAGCTGGAGAAACTGTTCACTAAACTACAGTACAATGTCAAAGTATGTAGGAATCAAACTGCGAAACAGCTTAAAGACACTGTCTTGAAGTTTGCAACGATGGATGACCACAAAATAGCTGATTCCACGGTAGTCTGTCTTCTTAGTCATGGCCTTGAAGGACGTATTTATGGCAGAGATGGGGTGTTGGTGTCCATACCTGATCTCCTAGCAATGTTTAATGGGTACACGGCGAAGGATCTGATTGGTAAACCAAAGTTGTTCTTCATACAAGCATGCAGAGGAAGGGATTTCGATCATGGAGCAGATTGCACTGACAAGGGACGCAATGCTGAAGTTGGAGAATACCATGTCAGGCGCGCTACTGCTGAACTTCTGTCAGCAGCTTTCCCCAGCGACAAGGCGGAGACATTTGTCGAACCAGAAACTATCCCTGCTGAAGCCGACATGTTGGTTGCGTATTCCACAGTTCCCGGGTATGTTTCATGGAGCCATTTGCAGAAAGGTTCCTGGTTTGTGCAAGCCTTGGTTGACGTATTCAATGCCTATGCTGGAAAAGAAGATGTTGTCAGCATGCTGGTGCTAGTGAATGGAAAGGTTGCTAAGGAGTTTGAGTCTTTTAACAGGAAGAAACAAATTCCTGCTCCAGTAGTGATGTTAACAAAGAAAGTGTTCTTTTTCCCTCCATCGTAG